A window of Tursiops truncatus isolate mTurTru1 chromosome 8, mTurTru1.mat.Y, whole genome shotgun sequence contains these coding sequences:
- the LMO2 gene encoding rhombotin-2 isoform X1 encodes MSSAIERKSLDPSEEPVDEVLQIPPSLLTCGGCQQNIGDRYFLKAIDQYWHEDCLSCDLCGCRLGEVGRRLYYKLGRKLCRRDYLRLFGQDGLCASCDRRIRAYEMTMRVRDKVYHLECFKCAACQKHFCVGDRYLLINSDIVCEQDIYEWTKVNGMI; translated from the exons atGTCCTCGGCCATCGAGAGGAAGAGCCTGGACCCGTCTGA GGAGCCAGTGGATGAGGTGCTGCAGATCCCCCCATCCCTGCTGACATGTGGAGGCTGCCAGCAGAATATCGGGGACCGCTACTTCCTGAAGGCCATCGACCAGTACTGGCACGAGGACTGCCTCAGCTGTGACCTCTGCGGGTGCCGGCTGGGCGAGGTGGGCCGGCGCCTCTACTACAAGCTGGGCAGGAAGCTCTGCCGCAGAGACTATCTCAG GCTCTTTGGCCAGGACGGCCTCTGCGCATCCTGTGACAGGCGGATCCGTGCCTACGAGATGACGATGCGGGTGAGGGACAAAGTGTATCACCTGGAATGTTTCAAATGTGCCGCCTGTCAGAAGCATTTCTGTGTGGGTGACAGATACCTCCTCATCAACTCCGATATAGTGTGTGAACAGGACATCTATGAGTGGACTAAGGTCAATGGGATGATATAG
- the LMO2 gene encoding rhombotin-2 isoform X2, with the protein MEGSAVTVLERGGASSPPERRSKRRRRSGGGGARASEGVRAPAAGQPRATKGAPPPPGTPPPSPMSSAIERKSLDPSEEPVDEVLQIPPSLLTCGGCQQNIGDRYFLKAIDQYWHEDCLSCDLCGCRLGEVGRRLYYKLGRKLCRRDYLRLFGQDGLCASCDRRIRAYEMTMRVRDKVYHLECFKCAACQKHFCVGDRYLLINSDIVCEQDIYEWTKVNGMI; encoded by the exons ATGGAAG GGAGCGCGGTGACTGTCCTTGAGCGCGGAGGGGCGAGCTCGCCGCCAGAGCGCCGGAGCAAGAGGAGGCGCAGGAGCGGAGGCGGCGGCGCCCGAGCATCCGAGGGGGTCCGAGCCCCGGCAGCCGGCCAGCCCCGCGCCACAAAGGGAGCGCCCCCGCCGCCTGGcacaccacctccctccccaatGTCCTCGGCCATCGAGAGGAAGAGCCTGGACCCGTCTGA GGAGCCAGTGGATGAGGTGCTGCAGATCCCCCCATCCCTGCTGACATGTGGAGGCTGCCAGCAGAATATCGGGGACCGCTACTTCCTGAAGGCCATCGACCAGTACTGGCACGAGGACTGCCTCAGCTGTGACCTCTGCGGGTGCCGGCTGGGCGAGGTGGGCCGGCGCCTCTACTACAAGCTGGGCAGGAAGCTCTGCCGCAGAGACTATCTCAG GCTCTTTGGCCAGGACGGCCTCTGCGCATCCTGTGACAGGCGGATCCGTGCCTACGAGATGACGATGCGGGTGAGGGACAAAGTGTATCACCTGGAATGTTTCAAATGTGCCGCCTGTCAGAAGCATTTCTGTGTGGGTGACAGATACCTCCTCATCAACTCCGATATAGTGTGTGAACAGGACATCTATGAGTGGACTAAGGTCAATGGGATGATATAG